One stretch of Xiphophorus maculatus strain JP 163 A chromosome 19, X_maculatus-5.0-male, whole genome shotgun sequence DNA includes these proteins:
- the LOC111612215 gene encoding semaphorin-4E-like, with protein sequence MPVGFFPSDINLKLFKEPDFIGLSSLLVREDIGLLFIGARGKVITLNLDDITEKTSETEWMVSSGEKSECMIKGKSIEDCENYITTLHSLHDSRIFTCGTRAFKPLCTHLLYKGGNVTMETTTQDGRGRAPFDPHEDFVSLMYENTFYSAVSVDFMGKRKLFLRTGRTSLSTEDKISWFNGKVTA encoded by the exons ATGCCGGTTGGATTCTTTCCCTCAGATATTAACCTGAAGCTGTTTAAGGAGCCAGACTTTATCGGTTTGAGCTCCCTGCTGGTCAGAGAAGACATCGGTCTGCTCTTCATCGGAGCCAGAGGAAAGGTCATCACGCTCAATTTGGATGACATCACTGAAAAGACCAGCGAG actGAATGGATGGTGAGCTCTGGAGAAAAATCAGAGTGTATGATTAAAGGCAAGAGCATTGAG GACTGTGAAAACTACATCACGACGCTGCACAGTCTGCATGACAGCAGAATCTTCACGTGTGGAACCCGTGCATTCAAACCTCTCTGCACACACCTG TTGTACAAAGGAGGAAATGTCACCATGGAAACTACAACTCAGGATGGCAGGGGGAGAGCTCCCTTTGACCCCCATGAAGACTTTGTCTCCCTGATGTATG aaaacacattttattcgGCTGTTTCTGTAGACTTCATGGGAAAAAGAAAGCTTTTCCTGAGAACCGGACGCACTTCTCTCTCTACTGAGGACAAAATATCTTGGTTCAATGGTAAGGTGACTGCTTGA
- the LOC111612216 gene encoding semaphorin-4E-like yields the protein MEGAVTPITGKPLLVRSMAQFSKIVVDIVTSLDGEQHNVMFISNNSGWLQKAVWSGDDGGRIIEELQLFQDPQPIRFLQLSRRGQLYSATRTAVAQLSVRDCSRYTSCADCLIARDPYCGWDHLKGLCAAVAGASNFSMIQNLIDGDATMCPSSHCKYSPHKALYTHLP from the exons ATGGAGGGAGCAGTGACACCGATCACTGGGAAGCCCCTGCTGGTCCGGTCTATGGCCCAGTTCTCCAAAATTGTTGTTGACATAGTAACCTCTCTGGATGGAGAGCAGCACAACGTCATGTTTATTAGCAACA ACTCTGGTTGGCTGCAGAAGGCGGTGTGGTCTGGTGATGATGGAGGGCGAATCATTGAGGAGTTGCAGCTGTTTCAGGATCCTCAGCCCATTCGCTTCCTTCAGCTCTCTAGAAGA GGTCAGCTGTACAGCGCAACTAGAACTGCTGTTGCTCAGCTCAGTGTGAGGGACTGCAGCCGCTACACATCCTGTGCTGACTGCCTTATAGCCAGAGATCCATACTGTGGCTGGGACCACCTCAAAGGCCtgtgtgctgctgttgctggtGCTTCAAACTTCTCCAT GATCCAGAACCTCATTGATGGTGATGCTACAATGTGCCCAAGCTCTCATTGCAAGTATTCCCCACATAAAGCTCTTTACACACATTTACCTTAG